Proteins found in one Planococcus citri chromosome 2, ihPlaCitr1.1, whole genome shotgun sequence genomic segment:
- the LOC135835298 gene encoding alpha-tocopherol transfer protein-like: MPPVITNEIEIPGEDVIRESVKIREQSVHPVSAKEEYAKNPKLKKSDIDQLNEWVKSQSHLPPDITEEQLILFHHSCYYKMEDTKNCINIYYTLRIGTPEYFVRRDVTHSSLQQALNVLEYGVFPVRDPNGYQIIFHRLKIFDASKYVFQDGVKLLSMAIDACLHVDGTAPGYIFLFDMRGVKLTHLTRLSLGALKKFFLYVQEGLPVRLKAIHVLNTKPLIDKIMILVRPFMKKELLNMIHFHGCDELEEVYESLPRSCLPSDFGGDLPSCEELYQQYIEWMKKLKKFFEEDEKKFILVNVNLKKDIDLKVDTEPSLQSLEID, from the exons AATCAGTCAAGATTAGAGAACAGTCGGTGCATCCGGTTTCCGCCAAAGAAGAATATGCCAAGAATCCTAAACTGAAGAAATCCGATATTGATCAGCTGAACGAATGGGTTAAATCACAGTCGCACCTACCGCCCGATATTACAG AGGAACAACTTATATTGTTTCATCACAGCTGTTATTATAAAATGGAAGACACGAAGAATTGTATCAATATATATTACACGTTGAGAATCGGAACCCCGGAATATTTTGTCAGAAGGGATGTCACACATTCGAGTCTGCAGCAAGCCTTAAATGTCTT AGAATACGGCGTATTCCCCGTCCGCGATCCAAACGGTTATCAGATTATATTTCATCGATTGAAGATATTCGACGCTAGCAAATACGTATTCCAAGACGGCGTTAAATTACTTTCGATGGCGATAGATGCTTGCCTTCATGTAGATGGCACAGCTCCAgggtatatatttttattcgacATGAGAGGCGTCAAACTTACTCATCTCACCAGACTAAGCTTAGGAGCATTGAAGAAATTCTTTTTATACGTGCAG GAAGGCTTGCCAGTTAGATTGAAAGCTATACATGTGCTCAATACCAAACCGTTAATCGATAAGATTATGATCTTAGTTAGACCGTTCATGAAGAAAGAATTGCTCAATATG ATTCATTTCCATGGTTGTGATGAATTGGAGGAAGTATACGAATCTTTACCACGATCTTGCCTACCGTCTGATTTTGGAGGAGACTTGCCATCATGCGAAGAACTTTATC AGCAATACAtcgaatggatgaaaaaattgaaaaaattcttcgaagaaGACGAGAAGAAGTTTATATTAGTAAATGTAAACCTAAAAAAAGATATCGATTTAAAAGTAGACACCGAACCGAGTCTACAATCGCTGGAGATAgattaa
- the LOC135835296 gene encoding CXXC-type zinc finger protein 1-like has protein sequence MSSSRLSKEEIAKQFMLPERKSKIATLLKQDGQEYCICRSSDSSSFMIACDACEDWYHGDCIGISQKESKYIKHYFCDRCRAEDPSLKTRFKPGSGRATNESPPPRKKEYKDKEDEENTKHRGRRKHREANADKKSSHKKRSKQCGQCENCLRPEDCGRCSNCKKSKKSGDHVEKCIYRQCISSSKSGRRKRRDSNSEFDISKRVFDNNVPRQCYGPECIKEARPSSKYCSDECGMKLAYARLYHILPARVQERNFSTCYAELNNKRDLVEIKKKQVEVRDILRALDKRHKELDAIQEHAKQLTVINDSDDEQEDEAEIDMYCITCGHQIHTRTAIKHMEKCFNKYESQSSFCSVQKTRIDGNNMFCDFYNPTNQTYCKRLRVLCPEHYKDPKINDNEVCGFPLVTNVFVPTGEYCRVSQKQCLRHYCWAKLRRAEIDMERVRQWLKLDELVEQEHQMRNFLLARTGVLNLMLHSTYDHELMSQLQIQSQQARRDNEEAEAEAEAEDEDVDV, from the exons ATGTCCAGCAGTCGCCTCTCT AAAGAAGAGATCGCGAAGCAGTTTATGCTTCCGGAGAGGAAATCTAAAATCGCCACTTTACTCAAACAAGATGGACAAGAATATTGTATCTGTCGGTCTTCAGATTCTTCTAGTTTCATGAT AGCTTGCGATGCTTGCGAAGATTGGTATCACGGTGACTGTATCGGTATAAGTCAGAAAGAATCCAAATACATTAAACATTACTTTTGTGAC CGATGCCGTGCTGAAGACCCATCGTTAAAAACTAGATTCAAACCAGGCAGTGGTCGAGCTACTAACGAATCACCTCCGCCTCGTAAAAAAGAATACAAAGATaaagaagatgaagaaaatacCAAACACAGAGGACGCAGAAAGCATAGAGAAGCTAATG CTGATAAAAAATCATCTCATAAGAAAAGAAGTAAACAATGCGGCCAGTGTGAAAACTGCTTACGACCTGAAGACTGCGGACGATGTtcgaattgcaaaaaatccaaaaaatccggCGATCACGTAGAAAAATGTATATACAGACAGTGTATAAGT TCATCCAAATCAGGTCGTCGTAAAAGAAGAGATTCCAATAGCGAATTCGATATTTCGAAACGAGTATTCGATAATAATGTACCTCGTCAGTGTTACGGTCCCGAATGCATCAAAGAAGCTCGCCCTAGCTCTAAATACTGTTCCGATGAATGTGGCATGAAACTAGCCTACGCAAGATTATATCAC ATTTTACCTGCTCGAGTTCAAGAACGTAATTTCAGTACGTGTTACGCAGAATTGAACAATAAACGAGATTTAGTCGAGATTAAAAAGAAACAAGTCGAAGTTCGTGATATCTTGAGAGCTTTGGATAAACGCCACAAG GAACTAGATGCTATTCAAGAACACGCCAAGCAGTTAACTGTGATCAACGACAGTGACGACGAGCAAGAAGACGAAGCTGAGATCGACATGTATTGTATCACTTGCGGTCATCAAATTCATACCAGAACTGCTATCAAACATATGGAAAAATGCTTCAACAAA TATGAAAGTCAATCTTCATTTTGCTCGGTGCAAAAGACAAGAATCGATGGCAATAATATGTTTTGCGATTTCTATAATCCGACCAATCAAACGTATTGCAAGAGGTTACGTGTACTTTGCCCTGAACACTATAAAGATCCGAAGATCAACGATAATGAAGTATGCGGATTTCCATTGGTTACTAATGTATTCGTGCCGACTGGAGAGTATTGTCGAGTATCGCAAAAGCAATGCTTACGTCATTACTGTTGGGCCAAGCTTCGTAGGGCTGAAATTGACATGGAACGAGTTCGACAA TGGCTCAAACTGGACGAATTAGTTGAACAAGAGCATCAAATGCGTAACTTCCTATTGGCTCGTACCGGAGTATTGAATTTAATGCTGCATTCGACCTACGACCACGAGTTAATGAGTCAGCTCCAAATCCAAAGCCAGCAAGCACGTCGAGACAACGAAGAAGCCGAAGCCGAGGCAGAAGCAGAAGACGAAGACGTAGATGTTTaa
- the LOC135835297 gene encoding protein HGH1 homolog: MGDVEAENLKKILTVLKSTDVSETKIFALECLLGLTGSDEGLETIYKNGAAICQILCDLTFDKDDNVAQKSCSILINLSAEEKGANLLTSTELSVSRPTSNIICKQNAENSVISVLLEHTLNIDTIANETCMILANISRNADNARKIYDSFERPDDAIETIVRLLLKKHDNVNLDYLASLLSNLSQLPEVRNVFLDPGKDLLQKIFPLVEQKNSIRRRFGIVGTIRNLCLSSNNHEWMLSSEVDLLPRVLLPLAGPEEFDDEDNEKLPLDLQYLPDDKTREPEAEIRKMLLEILMQLSSTRSTREILRNFNVYVILRELHKWETDHECLATCEDLVNILIRTEDEIGADNLLKVDIPEHLTEKFNES, translated from the exons ATGGGAGACGTAGAagcagaaaacttgaaaaaaattctcaccgTTTTGAAATCTACTGACGTTTccgaaacgaaaattttcgctctcgaaTGTCTTCTGG GACTCACCGGATCTGACGAAGGACTGGAAACTATATATAAAAATGGTGCTGCCATATGCCAGATTCTATGCGATTTGACGTTCGACAAAGACGATAACGTAGCTCAGAAATCGTGCTCGATTTTAATAAATCTATCGGCCGAAGAAAAAGGAGCCAATTTATTAACCTCGACCGAGCTTTCTGTATCGAGACCAACGTCAAAT ATAATATGCAAGCAAAACGCCGAAAATTCCGTAATATCGGTGCTTCTGGAACACACTCTGAATATAGACACCATCGCCAATGAAACCTGTATGATTCTAGCCAACATATCTCGAAACGCTGACAACGCTAGGAAAATATACGATAGCTTTGAAAGACCTGACGATGCTATCGAAACGATCGTTCGattattgctcaaaaaacacGATAACGTTAATTTAGATTATTTAGCTTCTCTGCTATCTAATTTAAGTCAGTTACCTGAAGTTCGAAA TGTATTTCTCGATCCTGGTAAagatttattgcaaaaaatattccctttggttgagcaaaaaaattcaattcgaagaCGTTTCGGTATCGTTGGTACAATTCGAAACTTATGCTTATCTTCGA ATAATCACGAATGGATGCTGAGCTCTGAAGTCGACCTATTACCAAGAGTATTATTGCCTTTGGCTGGTCCGGAGGAATTCGACGACGAAGATAATGAAAAGTTACCCTTAGATTTACAATATTTACCAGATGATAAAACCAGAGAACCCGAAgctgaaattagaaaaatgctTCTGGAAATCCTAATGCAA CTGAGCTCTACTAGATCAACTCGAGAgattttacgaaatttcaacGTGTATGTGATACTTCGAGAACTTCATAAGTGGGAAACTGATCACGAATGTTTGGCTACTTGCGAAGATCTTGTGAATATATTGATTAG GACCGAAGACGAAATCGGAGCTGATAATTTGTTGAAAGTCGATATTCCAGAACACCTTacagaaaaattcaacgaaagtTGA